ataggaaagttctAAAGAGcgaccctgtggtgaactacatatacctgacaGGACACGTCCCGTTCcccccccttgctgactgctcctatgtcctcccacagacccctgtataaaggagattggAGGCACGGCTCCTTGATCTCTTGCTGTTCTGCTGCTGAGAGTGTTCAATTTTTCAGCTAATAAAAGCCCATATCTCGCCTcaggtctccgagagttattgatggcgcatcagaCCCTTGGCCGCTGGTTCCTGGATTTTGATCCTTCCGTTTTTCCTCCTTCTGACTCAGAGTGTCTGTGTcatcggttaaaactaaacaagctgcgagcgatgtaaaTAAGCTgtaagtcagactgattcaccttcttaatctctgtctctctcttcaaatgacagtccacagcaaatgaaacctagggattcataacaatggccactccccattgtgaacttgctgatgtctctgcagggtggaagagcgagtgaatctcttcccacatactgagcaggggaatggcctctccccagtgtgaactcgctggtgattctgtagggtggatgaatgagtgaatctcttcccacattctgagcaagtgaacggcttcttcccagtgtgaattcgatgatgactctgtaggtcagatgaccgagtgaatctcttcccacagactgagcaggtgaatggcttctccccagtgtgaactcgctggtgtctctgtagggtggatgaatgtgtgaatctctttccacagactgagcaggggaATGGTCTCTcatcagtatgaactcgctgatgactcagtagttgggatgactgtgcaaatcccttcccacattctgaacaggtgaacggcttctccccagtgtgaactagctgatgactctgtaggttggatggatcagtgaatcccttcccacagactgagcaggtgaacggcttctccctagtgtgaactcgctgatgactcagtagttgggataactgagtaaatcccttcccacattctgaacaggtgaacggcttctccccagtgtgaactcgcagatgaCTCTGtacttgggatgactgagtgaatctcttcccacagactgagcaggtgaatggcttctccccagtgtgaactcgctgatgattctgtagggtggatgaatgagagaatctcttcccacagactgagcaggtgaacggcctctccccagtgtgaacttgctgatgactctgtaggttggatgaccgagtgaatcctttcccacagactgagcaggtgaaaggcttctgcccagtgtgaacgcgCTGGTGACTATGCAGGGTGGATGAAgcagtaaatcctttcccacattctgagcaggtgaacggcttctccccagtgtgaactcgctgatgtaccagtagggtggatgactcactgaatcctttcccacattctgagcaggtaaatggtttctccccagtgtgaactctctggtgtctccgtaggttggataaatgagtgaaccctttcccacattctgagcaggtgaacggcttctctccagtgtgaactcgctgatgactctgtagggtggatgaatcagtgaatcctttcccacactctgagcaggtgaacggcttctccccagtgtgaactcgctggtgactctgcaggttggataactcagtgaattctttcccacactctgagcagatgaacggcttctccccagtgtgaactcgctggtgactctgcaggttggataactcagtgaattctttcccacattctgagcaggtgaacggcttctccccagtgtgaactcgatgatgtctctgtaggttggatggatcagtgaatctcttcccacagactgagcaggtgaaaggcctctccccagtgtgaactcgctcgtgactctgtaggtgggataaccgagtaaatcccttcccacaga
This sequence is a window from Hypanus sabinus isolate sHypSab1 unplaced genomic scaffold, sHypSab1.hap1 scaffold_523, whole genome shotgun sequence. Protein-coding genes within it:
- the LOC132389277 gene encoding gastrula zinc finger protein XlCGF26.1-like; the encoded protein is MAHQRVHTRERPFTCSVCDKRFTHSSTLWKHQRVHTGEKPYICSVCGKRFTESSTLLVHQRVHTGEKPFTCSVCGKGFTRLSHLQSHERVHTGERPFTCSVCGKRFTDPSNLQRHHRVHTGEKPFTCSECGKEFTELSNLQSHQRVHTGEKPFICSECGKEFTELSNLQSHQRVHTGEKPFTCSECGKGFTDSSTLQSHQRVHTGEKPFTCSECGKGFTHLSNLRRHQRVHTGEKPFTCSECGKGFSESSTLLVHQRVHTGEKPFTCSECGKGFTASSTLHSHQRVHTGQKPFTCSVCGKGFTRSSNLQSHQQVHTGERPFTCSVCGKRFSHSSTLQNHQRVHTGEKPFTCSVCGKRFTQSSQVQSHLRVHTGEKPFTCSECGKGFTQLSQLLSHQRVHTREKPFTCSVCGKGFTDPSNLQSHQLVHTGEKPFTCSECGKGFAQSSQLLSHQRVHTDERPFPCSVCGKRFTHSSTLQRHQRVHTGEKPFTCSVCGKRFTRSSDLQSHHRIHTGKKPFTCSECGKRFTHSSTLQNHQRVHTGERPFPCSVCGKRFTRSSTLQRHQQVHNGEWPLL